TCACACTACTCTCTTTAGATAGAAATTTGTAAAGGCAATTGAATTGAATTCACCGtccaaagaaaataagaatgttAAAAATAGCTTCAAGAATTGATATGACTCATTTAGATCCCAGAAAAATCTATTACTGGCAAAGATATCCACAATTTGATACTGTACTTGGTATTTTCACTAAGACGAAAAGAATATTTATGAAGTAGTGAAATTAAACTTGTACATTGCTCTGAAAGATAAGCATTAccttgaatttttattttttaattttttttaattttaggagGGTTTTTAGCCAAAATTGCACTACCTTCCAAAAATATTGTAGTTATGGGGTAAGTGTTGAcatctgaggaaaaaaatgctaaaaGCATGCAACACTGATACCAAGTTTTAGCAGATGacatttttaattgaaaactgACTCAAAGGATAGTACAAAAGAGTTTCTTCTCCCTAAAAGGGTTTTCAGATGCAGGTACAGGAATAATAAGGGGATCTTCTCCAATGTGTGCATCACAATATGCCAATAAATCTGCTGCAGCCTTGGATACCTAatagaagagaagagagaactACTGTAACACTTAATTCTCGACCAATCTGaattgcagaaatatttttcatagaAAAAATGATAATGGAAGCTATCATAAAACAGGGAGTAGATTGCTTTATCCTTTAAATATTAGACACATCTCTCAATTTGCTCTTCCCAGGCCTAGTAATCCTTACACACATTTTATCTGACATAGTGACATAGGTGGTATTGATTGATATCATCCATGTcgagctgctcctctgcatcAGGAGGTCAGGAGCACACAGTATTAAAGCATTTATATGATAACAACCCATAAGCAATAAGGATCCTCCTTGAAGTGTCTGTTTCTGTAGAGAAACCTGCTTCAGCTCTTACTCTCATTCATTGGTTTAAAGGTTTTCCACACACACTCTCTCCACCCTCTGCTCCTCTGGTTGcaaattaaaaaattctttaacCACATGACCATgggattaaaaagaaataataaatcaggAACAAAACTTGAACATCATGTGTCACAGCTCTCATTTAAGTTAAATATTGCTCTTTTCAATGAGGCAAGACTAATGTCTTCTGCTTAGTAAATTACTGTAAGTAGTCCTTTATTCACAGCATTCATTTAAATTTGAGAACTACCTTAAATTTTTTTAACTTAACACTTTTATActtctaaaataaataattctcaAGTCTCCAAATTCAGAACATGGGTTTATACTTACTGAAAAGtctataaaaatacaaatacatacAAAAATGTAGCAGTGTGTTGAATATTTGCAATGCAAGCTATTTTGCagtaaatgaaaaatgaaatattaaaccTAGTAATTTTTGCAGCTTTGTGCCATAAGAATATTGGTGGCAGTAGGCCAATAGTGactcatttattttttcaagaaTTTAGAAGGTatatacaattttttttgttctgatCAGTCAGTAAGATATTCACAGCTATCTGTGTCTCTTTGCTTTGGTGAATTATTGGGTTCTCAATATTCTGATAGTTGAGAAAATGAATTCTGGAGTCTTTACAAAGAAGTCTTTTCTCTGAGCACCGTGACAGCTTGTCCCCCATCAAACACCAGGGTCAGCATGTTTGCACAACTAGAGTGAACAGAAGAAACAAATCCCATTTCTGGTATTTTTCTAgcaggtgtgtccccaatgttTGCTTTAAGCTTCCCCACGCCCTGCTTGCTTTGACATGAACCCAGCTATTGTAGGCTTCAGATCAGATCTATGAAGTCAATGGGTACTGAATCAGAATTTGCATGAAATTTAAATGAACTTCTGAAGACGGTTACagactttatttctttatttttaatttctgtatgCCTTTGTAGAATGCTTAAACCTATGGAGAACCTGTGGTTGGCACCCCAGTATAGACTATTCCCCTAATGGAGGAAATAAGAGTGTTAAGCTtatttaaaattagtttttctTTGAATTGGCCTGTAAGACAAAAGGCTGGCAGAGACACTACATATGAACAGAAGGCTGCTGGGCACAtgtgaaacagaaaaatgaaaaaatcagAGAGAGATTCACAAGGACCACTGCTTCTCAAGAAAGAAGCAGGTAAAACAAAAATGTGTTGAAAGTTACAGACCTCAAAGTACAAAGGATTGTAATGATTTTCCTGTAATGATCTTGTTAGTTTCATGCATGGATAAGCAACATCAGCCCAAGTATATTGCTTTTCATTCAGTGGAAGCACAATTTCACACCACATTCTTGGGAGGGAGAAACCCAATAATATAATTTCCTGTTTCTGTACATATTACTGTGCTTTGATATGATATAACCAAAAAAAAGGATGTTTCACTAGTCAAAGCTCAGCATACATTTATGTATCTAACTTGTCCTGTAATGCTGGTAAGAATGTTGTGATGCAGAGTAACACATTCACAGAATCAtctgggttggaaaagaccttggaaatgatcaagtccagcctttgacctaacaccaccttgtcaactagaccatggcacttggtgccatatCCAGTCTCTTTTTAACTCCAGGGATAGcaactccaccacctccctgggcaccccacTCCAATGCCCCATCACCCCTTTCTGTGAAGAGAAACCCTTCCTTCAATGTCATACTGTTTAAGTCACATTCTAGTTTGCTTTTAAGCAAACCAtagtaaattttatttaaaaaccaaCCTGAAACTGAGGAACATGATCTTTGTCACAAACTAAACCTGCACTAAACCATGTATTTTCATCGTTTAAACAAATAAAAGGTTTTGAGAGGAAAAATCCTCCCACTGGGATTACAGTAGtcataaaaaaaaagtgaattataACCATTTCTTCACTAAAAGTAGAGTAGCTTAGGCCTGCACAGTGGAATAATGACCATTCACAACAGGGAGTTAAATGAGCTGATCACAGTCCAGGAGCAATGAAAACAGGAGTTCCTGCAGCTGTGAGTGGAGTTGGCAGAGCCAGACCTGTGGcccaaaaaagagcaaaatacaATATTGCCTGCAGCAAGTTTCCTTGTCAGAGTCATTGCTGGGAAGAGCAGGAaggcctgtgccctgagcaCGGCACAAGGCTCCAGCAGGGATGCTGctttggcacagagctgccccacggccagggctgtgctgcgcACACTGAGGTGTGATCGTCCCACCGTGCCATGGAAGGATGGAAATGCAGCCCAATCCATCCTAGCTGTTACTCGCCTTCAGGGTTATTTGTAGCTCAGTGTTGCTGGACAGCTTCAAAATAGCTTTTcctaagaattaaaataaatgcatgGGATTTGAATATTCAAATGAAGCGAACACATTTATCATGTCAGCTTTCCTACGCAATACGGCTTGGTCTGCAAATTCACAGTAATTTATACATATTGCAGAAGTGGCTAAAGAGAAAAAATCCGACTCCAGTTTGATGAATCCAGACCCAGTTGATTGATGAATTCTATCAAAAAGTTAAcatctcatttttaaaaaatcctttaagGTGTATGGATTAAAAGATTGAATATATATGTATCACACTGATCTCACATTTTGTAGAATTACTTTTACTCTCACAAAAAACCACATCTGGTTATCAAATTAACAATAGGGAAAATAATCCAACAAATCACTCAAACCTGATGCTTTAAAGAATTAGTCTCAGGAGGACTGTGAAATTTTACCATTGTATTTCAGAATAGCAGAGGTGATAAAAGCTGCCAGAGTTAGTACATCCTGGTGGCTGCACTAATAATTATAAGCTTCAGTGACAGGGCAAAATGCTGCAATTACAATGTCTTCTGCCTTGTCATGGATTGTGACTAATTACCATCCTTGCTACAACACCCACTTTGCTTATCCTTTACATCTAAAACAAAGACACTCACACACATTCATTGGCATTCTCACTGTTCATCTCCCAACACTATTCAGGACCAGTTAGGAATACTTCCTGTCTTccttaggaaaaagaaaatggaatgaTAACTGATATGCCAAGGGTCTTAAATGTCAGAGCACTGCTTGCAAAGAAAAGATTAAGTAGTGCTTTATTCTGAGGACAACTCTGATAAGCACCAATAGTAACTTTGCTTTCTCAATTTTACTGCTAGCATCATTAGAAGACACATTATTCTATTAGACACGAGGCCACTGTTCACCTGATTTACTTTGGTGTTTCCTAGCTTGGAATCTGTGTTTCCAGCTTCCTACTTCTCCTTTGTAACTCTAGCTGTTCCTTTGCCAGGTAAGACAGGTTCAGTTATGATCCTTCTGGCATTTCTATGGTTTACAAAAACCCACAGTAATCCTCCTTCCAGCTGCTGATCAGTACACCAATAACTCCATCCTCCTCTTTCGAGTGTCCTGCTGCTTTCATACCTCAGCAGCGAGTTGTCTTTGTGGAACCTCAGAACACAGCccttctttgctgctctgactgGCTAGAGGACGTAATAGGACTTCTTAAATTAGTTGAAAAATCCAGAACACAGTGGGGAGTCAGCATCTATCAACATACTTTTAACTACAGCATTTCAATTGTGTAGACCTAACTCTTGCTGGTTATGGCAGCTACTGTGCATTGGAAACAAAGTGCCTCTCTAGTAGAAAAATAAACTGGAGCTTCTCATTTTCCCAGTCAGTAACACAGACACCTCTTCCATGTTAGCAGTGTGGTCTTGCCTATTGTGGCAATAACAACTTGGCTATAGCTGTTTGCAAAAGGGGGTTTAACTAAATTTGGAAAGCCCTGGTATTTTGTTAAATGTCTAACTAGTTTAATCAGATGCAAAACACTAAGAAAAAAGGAAGTAAGTTCATTTATCTACCTTTACAGTAATGATCTGAGAACTTAAAATCTCCTGTTGAAACCACTGGAAAGTCCCTTGATAAAATTTGACTGTGCTGAAATACACACTTAACTGATTGAAGATTAAAAAGCCAAGCAGATTTTGAAGGAATAAAAAGCCCATCAACAGCTTCTCAAAATCCCTCACATGCTTGTTCAGAGAAATTCTAGAAATTAGGGCAATTTGAGAAGTTATATTTGTATTATGTTAGTGTAGGAGCCCTCATAATTCTGAAACATGCCAAATTTTCTTTGGTGTGTTTTTGGTCCCAGGCTATTTCAAAAAGTGAAATAATTGCACTTTCAAGCTACCTGTTTTTTTGGTCTGCCACATTTGTAATAACTGTGTTCATTTTAATTAAACTGACTGTAAAAATAACCTGTGTCTTTCTTGCAGCTATGTCTTTCTTGCACATGTAATTAAGAATGTTATGCACCTAACTAATGGAGCTATTTGCAAAGCTGACCTAATGATGTGGGACGTGACAGTTACCACTGCATATACAGAAGCAAATTTAAGGCAATCTACTAAGAATCAACAATTTCAAATGCCAGTAAAGTGGGACAATTTCAAATGCCAAACAACTTTGATTTTGATCTTTCCAACCCTTTCCTCTGCCACCCACACCCACCCTTGTCAGTTCTGTTCATGCAGCTGCAGCATGACCTGAGCTGGGACTAACCAAGGCAGACCTTCTTTTACTGCAGGAAGCAAAACCTGTCCCTGTGAACAGGTTATGTGATGAATTTGTGCCACGCTATGAAATAGAGAAAGCCCTTTTGCAAATTCAGTGGTCTTACAAGACATCATTAAAAACTGCCACAAAACACAGTGACTGAATGTCTTTTATCATACAAGCAACACTGACCACTCATGTGGATTGCACTGACATTTCTGAATTATAAATATTACTTCTCCAGCTGGTGAGTCTGTGATCTGagactattttaaaaatcataacTATATACTACTGTCCCCACAGCACTCAGAATGGATGGACAAACAGACTGAGTTAAGACTACGTGAAGATTTCAATGtacaacattttaaaattgtcCTGCTGTCTTAATAATGTCAGTTACAGTTGGTAACAACTCAGTTACAGTTGTTTGTAGAGAACTGGGTAATTTCAATGCATTACTTTTTAAAGATGGAAAGACTAAAAACTTCCTTGTAGAGACTAGATTTTTTATCAAATTAATTATTCCCTATTTTCAGAGGAAGAGAACAAAATAAATGAGCATTGCTTTCTTAAAAAGTTCTATGGCATTGTTAGCTTCAGGTCCTTGACATTTCACAAAGTTTTAGCCTAGTGGAAAGCAGAATGACATGCAAGAATAATCCACAGGAGTTTTTGGTTTAAAAACCTGAAATTCTCTGTTTAATAGCGCCTTTAATGATAATATTCAATCCATAAGAGGCATGATGGAACCAAATCTTCACATACAACATGTTATCAAGTGTGAAGAATCATAACTGCACACTGCAATCATACACTTTTTTGTGCAATGGCGTCTgcactaaaacaaaacaaagcaaagcaattCAGCTTGTCTCATCATTATCCAAAAATTTTGCAGTATCTTAAAGACTTATTCCAAATCTTAAAGGAGGAAAACCAATAAACCAAGAGCTGCACTTAAATTCAACTACAGGTGACAAAGAAGAGCACCTGTGCACCCACCAgctattttaattatttcacaAAATACCACTTTTGACAAACATGACAGACACACAGAAGCAGACATGAAGCCAGCCTTTGGAAATCTCTACACTAGAACCCACTAGAGTTGGTATGTAACTCACTTGCAGTActgaatattcaacacagattCTTGATTTCTGCATTATTAAGGGCATGCTGTAGCACAGACTAGTCAGTGAATTCAAAATATCAACAATAAGTCTAAGTTTACCTTTATTCTATCCATGTATGCTTCCATTTTTAATTGCTCCACAGCTTTCCTGGCTTGAGAAATACTGGTTGTACTGTTTGACACCAGTTccttcattttgtttttcctggaaGAGATGAAGTTGAGACCATTTAAAGAACAGGTAGCAAATGCAGCAACCACAGAGAGGACAGCTGTCTGAACTCTAACCAGCCCTTGCCCACCACACCAACACTGCCAGGCTGTTGGTCACGAATACAAAGCAGACACcatttatttctcttctcttgCTCCATGGCACTTTATTGCATTGCATATTTGCATCCTTGATCATCAGCATTCTGCCTGAACTCTGCAAATGACACACAAATGCAGAGCACACGACCATGACTTCAGCGTGAAAATGGTTGCCCTGGTTCACGTTGCCAACGCAGAGcagctgttcacaaacagactTTGCACAGTTTGGCTCCACGCCCCAGTTACACCCAGGAACATCAAAACAAGCTCAGAAATGTGTGCATCAGAGAGAAATTCTAAGACAGAGAATGAGTCAGAATTCTGACTATCAATAAAAGAAGTTTAGAAATGAAGGAACAGATTAAGAAGAAATAATGCAGAGGTGTCCAACCTTTTGCTTAGACAGCCCAGCAAAGTCTAAAGATGACTAAACCCAGTACAGGATGCTTTACTTTTTAAGAGATCTGCAGCTCTTGGGAGGGGACATCCAGGTAAGGTATGGCAGCCTTTGGTTCTGTGGCATTGCTCCTCCCTGAGGGATTAAATCAGCTCAATATCCAGCAGTCCTCAGCACTGTTACCAATGAGTCAAGACATCCCCATTCAGACCCCAAATTACAATATCTGTGCCAGAGGGGTCTGCAGGTCACACCCCCTTGTGCTGCCACCTCTTTGCAGCGCTGGCCCAGCACATGGAACAGTCACTGTTTGAAGTCACTGGAGGCTGGACTAAGGCACATGGAAAGATGCTGGGACACAGGTGACCTAGACAGGTCCCAGACTAGCTGTACTAGACAGCAAGATGGATGCTGAGGTTTCCACCAGGCAACACTCCCCTGCAGTCCTTAGCACAAGGGCTACCTGCAGCCACATTGGTCTGGCACCAAGCCTCAGCAACCAACACCAGTTCAGCAAAATGCAAAGGACACAGAGTGTGAGAGGCAGATGGGACACAGgagaaaaacacacacacaaggaGACATTTTGCACTGCTGCCAAAGCACTTTTAGGCTCAGGCCCTTCAAAATGAATACTTCCAGCCTATTTCTGGACACCTAGAACCACACAAACTTCCCTTCTTGAACCTGATAGCTTACCTGATCCAGCCACTGGGGTGTGAGATACAAACAGGAAATAAAGTAGGGCACTGGAAATGCTCTTACAATACATCTGTATGTACAGTGAATGCCCCTGTTAGAGTCAAGGGAAGTACACAACCCATAGTACAGAAAGAATGGAGGAATAATTTTTTAACTGCTTTGATTTTGCACAACACAAATGCTCAGAGACAAGACAAAGACAGCTGTTTCTTCTCACAGCCTGGTATGAAACAAATTGTTTCTAAAAATCAGTAACCCGTGCTGTAAAATAGATGGTGTAATATAAATGCCATGGTGAGCCATGCTCAACACTAATTTGGAGAAACAATAGAATCTTTTTCTTTCAGGTCTAGTATAAGTCAAGGCAGGGAAATGCTACTTTAAAAtatatcaaaacaaaacaaaataaacaagagCTTTAGCATATATCAAGGCAAAGAACAGGTTTTCTGCATATACATGTGTTATTTCAATGGAATAAGTTTCCCCCTTGTGTGCTCTGATGAAATAAAATCATGTCAGAACACAGCAGGTTCTTTGTCTTCATCTTTGTTTACAGTTTTTAAACTCATACTCCTTACAAGGCACAGGACTGAACACATGTGGAGGAACTGGCTTTGCATAAAATGCCATGTACTGTACGAAAATCCACAACCAAGCCACAGCCTCCAATCCATTCTGAGATGTGTTTTGACTTGCAGTGGAAAGTCAAACAGCAGAAATGGTACAAGACATTCACAAAAGGAGAAGGCTCTGAATTACAGCTCATCTCTGGACTTTTTGTTTGACTCAACCCCCTCACTTTTAAGTATCAAGCTCTCCATAAAAATTAGAATAAACACATTTAGCTTTGTTTACAAAATTATACCCCCACAAGAATGAATAATTTAAATTCTATCATCTCCGCATCTACCTTACTAGTGATCCCAAAGTCAAAAATGTCAAAGCTAAATCAAGTCAGAGGCCTTTCTACATTTGCcacaaaaatttaaattaaactgAATTGAGCAACTGCAACTCTCTGAAGAGTCCAGAGAATTCCAGATCTCCCACACTTTTCTGGCAATTCACTCACTCATACTGTAAAAGCTATAAACATTAGAGTAAGACAATTTGAACTGTCACTAGCTACAACAATGTTGGCAAGAACAGTGTTCATAGCACTTCCAGCCAGTGTTTAAGCATTTACAGAATAAGGATTAAGTCCATAGtagaattttgaaattattagGCATTTGAAATTATTAGGCATTTATTAGGCATAAAAATGCTTCTAAAAATTCAAACCATGTTTCTAAAGCAATGCCACAAAGATAATATATCCTTACCTATATTCTGGAACACCAAataggaaaatttaaa
This sequence is a window from Zonotrichia albicollis isolate bZonAlb1 chromosome 3, bZonAlb1.hap1, whole genome shotgun sequence. Protein-coding genes within it:
- the GNG4 gene encoding guanine nucleotide-binding protein G(I)/G(S)/G(O) subunit gamma-4 isoform X1, encoding MEQEKRNKWKNKMKELVSNSTTSISQARKAVEQLKMEAYMDRIKVSKAAADLLAYCDAHIGEDPLIIPVPASENPFREKKLFCTIL
- the GNG4 gene encoding guanine nucleotide-binding protein G(I)/G(S)/G(O) subunit gamma-4 isoform X2, whose translation is MKELVSNSTTSISQARKAVEQLKMEAYMDRIKVSKAAADLLAYCDAHIGEDPLIIPVPASENPFREKKLFCTIL